The proteins below come from a single Triticum aestivum cultivar Chinese Spring chromosome 5D, IWGSC CS RefSeq v2.1, whole genome shotgun sequence genomic window:
- the LOC123121465 gene encoding cleavage and polyadenylation specificity factor subunit 3-II, protein MTIDCLVLGAGQEVGKSCVVVTIGGKRVMFDCGMHMGHHDHQRYPDFARILAATPGADFTSAISCVVITHFHLDHIGALPYFTEVCGYHGPIYMTYPTKALAPLMLEDYRKVMVDHRGEEEQYSYEDIQNCMKKVIPLDLKQTIQVDRELVIRAYYAGHVLGAAMIYAKVGDAALVYTGDYNMTPDRHLGAAQIDHLKLDLLITESTYAKTVRDSKHAREREFLKAVHKCVSGGGKVLIPAFALGRAQELCILLDDYWERMNLKIPIYFSAGLTIQANMYYKMLIGWTSQKIKDSYTVHNPFDFKHVCDFQRSFINDPGPCVLFATPGMISGGFSLEVFKRWAPSEKNLVTLPGYCVAGTIGHKLMSGKPTRIDLDKETHIDVRCQIHQLSFSPHTDSKGIMDLTEFLSPSHVILVHGEKPQMSFLKERIESELGMPCYYPANNETVSIPTTKNLKISATDKFIASCSTSQARDSTQKSNLICGNHLSGANGDEKLAEGILLMEKSKDAKILCEDELLQLLGAEGHSLQFEPLLHSRIGEAETDIVDDLASE, encoded by the exons ATGACCATCGATTGCCTCGTGCTAG GGGCGGGGCAGGAGGTGGGGAAGAGCTGCGTGGTGGTGACCATCGGCGGGAAGCGTGTCATGTTCGACTGCGGCATGCACATGGGCCACCACGACCATCAACGCTACCCGGACTTCGCACGCATCCTTGCCGCCACCCCCGGCGCCGACTTCACCTCTGCCATCTCTTGTGTGGTCATCACGCACTT CCATTTGGATCATATTGGGGCGCTGCCGTATTTCACCGAGGTCTGTGGGTACCACGGTCCGATTTACATGACG TACCCTACAAAGGCTTTAGCTCCATTGATGCTGGAAGATTATAGGAAAGTAATGGTAGATCACAGGGGAGAGGAGGAACAGTATAGCTATGAAGACATTCAGAACTGTATGAAGAAAG TCATACCCTTGGACTTGAAGCAAACCATTCAAGTAGATAGAGAACTTGTGATCCGTGCCTATTATGCTGGACAT GTTTTGGGAGCTGCAATGATTTATGCAAAAGTTGGAGATGCTGCTTTGGTCTACACCGGGGATTACAATATGACACCAGACAGACATCTCGGAGCAGCGCAAATTGATCATCTGAAGTTGGATCTCTTAATAACGGA GTCTACATACGCTAAAACTGTACGCGACTCAAAGCATGCCCGTGAGAGAGAGTTCTTAAAAGCG GTCCACAAATGTGTTTCTGGAGGAGGTAAAGTTCTGATTCCAGCATTTGCTTTGGGCAGAGCTCAG GAGCTATGCATATTACTGGATGACTATTGGGAAAGGATGAACTTGAAGATTCCTATTTATTTCTCAGCTG GTTTAACCATTCAAGCTAACATGTACTACAAGATGCTTATTGGATGGACTAGCCAGAAGATCAAGGACAGCTACACAGTTCACAACCCATTCGACTTTAAGCATG TTTGCGACTTCCAGCGTTCATTCATTAATGATCCTGGACCCTGTGTACTTTTTGCGACACCTGGTATGATTAGCGGTGGATTTTCCCTTGAGGTGTTCAAAAGATGGGCTCCATCAGAAAAAAATCTGGTTACACTTCCAGG ATATTGTGTTGCCGGAACCATTGGCCATAAATTGATGTCTGGAAAACCAACCAGAATCGATTTAGACAAGGAAACACATATTGATGTCAGATGTCAG ATTCATCAGCTGTCATTCAGTCCTCACACAGACTCCAAAGGGATCATGGATCTCACAGAATTTCTTTCACCCAGCCATGTGATTCTTGTTCATGGCGAAAAGCCTCAGATGTCCTTTTTGAAGGAGAGGATTGAATCTGAACTGGGGATGCCATGCTATTACCCAGCTAACAACGAGACTGTCTCCATTCCGACGACCAAGAATCTGAAAATAAGCGCCACGGACAAGTTTATCGCAAGCTGTAGCACTTCTCAGGCTAGAGATAGTACACAGAAGTCGAATCTGATTTGTGGTAACCACCTGTCAggagccaacggcgacgagaagctaGCGGAGGGCATTCTTCTGATGGAGAAGAGCAAGGACGCGAAAATTTTGTGCGAGGATGAGCTTCTTCAGTTGCTGGGCGCAGAAGGACATTCACTCCAATTTGAACCACTGCTTCACTCCAGGATTGGAGAGGCAGAAACCGACATTGTAGATGATTTAGCCAGTGAGTGA
- the LOC123121466 gene encoding U-box domain-containing protein 33 — protein MAEAGGVGRSGEGEDEDGEEERGGGAAAAEVQVYCAVGKEAGREWRANLRWVLANFPRSRHRLVLAHVHRPPHRINMMGAWVPVSQLAEHEVAAYSKLEEDRASKALDVLIDICASQRVHARKVIVSGDDAARGLVQLVDDNAIAELVMGAAADRGYTRKLRAPKSKKAVTVQRKANPSCRIWFVCKGNLICTREVSEGLSRGEPSTASTSPRSVASDYSRSKSSPPRLTLYGDGDGELLGMHHDSPDPMMAASFQRTPSRDDSDNATDHSVEDSGHEGAAEGGSSAVVQSLQDVEEDPPTPSHDGSEEAGDMEDALYEKLKDAIMEAGSLRHEAYEETRRRQKADRDLADVSMMARDAESSYHGEARRRKEMEESLARERAAVEQDRRELDAILEKIREVDNRSAELELQISDSGRVMGELDVRMSESCSVLDALRREHRGEEPAADEESMPAVDGGDQSVSFLQLGLLELEEATDRFNESTMIGGASAGSRGRVYRGSLRGMSVAVKMICPDVAVHEARFGRAVDAIARARHPNIVALVGACPEARAVVHELVPGGSLEDRLGGEAPPLPWHARCGIAYRTCSALAYLHSTATVHGDVRPTNILLEDEQCSSSKLAGLGMPGLVAPPQLPSGVALAYVEPRYLATGELTPQCDVHALGVVLLCLVTGMPAFAAKKAAQKANDGSTPWHEVVDATAGGWPMERATEVALLGLKCCDAVETGGPHRPAELLDEALSVLEAATDATPGRTWSSLSASTASDSGGAPSYFLCPILKEVMRDPQIAGDGFTYEAEAMKEWLGSGHDTSPMTNLKLPTDELMPNHALRAAIQEWRHTRPSTFQRYQ, from the exons ATGGCGGAGGCAGGCGGCGTTGGTCGCAGCggcgagggcgaggacgaggacggaGAGGAGGAGCGCGGAGGGGGAGCGGCCGCGGCGGAGGTGCAAGTGTACTGCGCGGTGGGGAAGGAGGCGGGGAGGGAGTGGAGGGCCAACCTGCGGTGGGTGCTGGCCAACTTCCCCCGGAGCCGCCACCGCCTCGTCCTCGCCCACGTCCACCGCCCGCCGCACCGCATCAACATGA TGGGGGCGTGGGTCCCGGTGAGCCAACTTGCGGAGCACGAGGTGGCCGCGTACAGCAAGCTGGAGGAGGACAGGGCCAGCAAGGCCCTCGACGTCCTCATCGACATCTGCGCAAGTCAAAGG GTCCACGCGCGCAAGGTCATCGTGTCGGGGGACGACGCCGCGAGGGGCCTGGTCCAGCTCGTCGACGACAAtgccatcgccgagctcgtcatGGGCGCCGCCGCTGACCGGGGATACACCAG GAAGTTGCGGGCGCCGAAGTCTAAGAAGGCAGTGACAGTACAGCGGAAGGCCAACCCCTCCTGCAGGATCTGGTTCGTCTGCAAAGGAAACCTCATCTGCACTAG GGAGGTCAGCGAGGGGCTGAGCAGAGGAGAGCCATCTACGGCTAGCACCAGTCCCAGATCGGTCGCCTCCGACTACTCGAGATCGAAATCGTCGCCGCCACGCCTGACGCTCTACGGTGATGGTGACGGCGAGCTGTTGGGTATGCACCACGACTCGCCGGATCCGATGATGGCGGCGTCGTTCCAACGGACTCCGAGCAGGGACGACAGCGACAATGCCACGGATCACAGCGTCGAGGATTCCGGTCATGAGGGAGCTGCTGAAGGTGGGTCGTCGGCTGTCGTGCAGTCACTGCAGGATGTCGAAGAAGACCCGCCCACGCCTTCGCACGATGGTTCG GAGGAAGCTGGTGACATGGAAGATGCTTTGTACGAGAAGCTCAAAGACGCGATTATGGAGGCCGGGAGCCTCAGGCACGAGGCGTACGAAGAGACTCGCCGGCGGCAGAAGGCCGACCGAGACCTGGCCGACGTGTCTATGATG GCCAGGGACGCGGAGAGCTCCTACCATGGCGAGGCAAGGCGCCGGAAGGAAATGGAGGAGAGTCTGGCGAGGGAGCGCGCGGCCGTGGAGCAAGACCGGCGGGAGCTCGACGCCATTCTCGAGAAGATACGGGAGGTTGATAACCGTAGCGCCGAGCTCGAGCTCCAGATCAGCGACTCAGGGCGCGTGATGGGCGAACTGGATGTCAGGATGTCGGAGTCGTGCTCTGTCCTCGACGCGCTCAGGCGGGAGCACCGAGGAGAAGAGCCTGCAGCTGACGAAGAATCCATGCCTGCGGTGGACGGTGGTGATCAAAGTGTGAGTTTCTTGCAGCTTGGTTTGTTGGAGCTGGAGGAGGCGACAGATCGTTTCAACGAGTCTACCATGATAGGAGGCGCCAGTgccggcagccgcggccgcgtgtACAGAGGGAGCCTCCGCGGCATGAGCGTCGCCGTCAAGATGATCTGCCCCGACGTCGCCGTCCACGAGGCGCGGTTCGGTCGTGCAGTGGACGCCATCGCCAGGGCGAGGCACCCAAACATCGTCGCGCTCGTCGGCGCGTGCCCGGAGGCGCGCGCCGTGGTGCACGAGCTCGTGCCGGGCGGGAGCTTGGAGGACCGTCTTGGAGGGGAGGCGCCGCCACTGCCGTGGCACGCGCGGTGCGGCATCGCGTACCGAACCTGCTCCGCCCTGGCCTACCTCCACTCGACGGCAACAGTGCATGGGGACGTCCGGCCGACGAATATCCTCCTGGAGGACGAGCAATGCTCCTCCAGCAAGCTCGCCGGCCTCGGCATGCCTGGTCTCGTGGCGCCGCCACAGCTCCCGAGCGGCGTGGCGCTGGCGTATGTGGAGCCGCGGTACCTGGCGACGGGGGAGCTGACCCCGCAGTGCGACGTGCATGCGCTGGGCGTGGTCCTTCTCTGCCTGGTCACGGGCATGCCCGCGTTCGCGGCGAAGAAGGCGGCGCAGAAGGCCAACGACGGGAGCACGCCCTGGCACGAGGTGGTGGACGCGACTGCCGGAGGGTGGCCGATGGAGCGCGCCACGGAGGTTGCGCTCCTCGGGCTGAAATGCTGCGACGCGGTCGAAACCGGAGGGCCACATCGCCCGGCCGAGCTTCTGGATGAGGCGCTGAGCGTGCTGGAGGCCGCGACGGACGCCACGCCGGGGAGGACGTGGTCGTCGCTCTCGGCGTCGACGGCGTCCGACAGCGGCGGCGCTCCGTCCTACTTCCTCTGCCCGATACTCAAG GAGGTGATGAGGGATCCGCAGATCGCCGGCGACGGGTTCACCTACGAGGCGGAGGCGATGAAGGAGTGGCTGGGGAGCGGACACGACACGTCGCCGATGACCAACCTCAAGCTTCCCACCGATGAGCTCATGCCCAACCACGCACTCCGCGCCGCCATACAAGAGTGGCGACACACGAGGCCTAGCACCTTCCAACGGTACCAATGA